In bacterium, the sequence CCCCGAACCAGGACGGCGTCGCGCCCGGCGCGGGCGCGACGCCGTCCTGGTTCGGGGTCGCGGCGATCGCGTCCGGCACGGCAACGTCCTCCGCCGCCCTGGCGACGGACGTCCACAACGCGACAAGCGCGGCCAGGACGAGGGCGATGTAAGGCGCAACCTGACGGATCGACATGAATCCCCACGCACAAAAACGTGTGCGGGGGGAATTAGAAGCAATCGGGGTGCCAAGCGGCTGATAAGCTTAACTATTGATTATTGCATATTAATTTCCAAGATGAGCGAAGCTGGTTTTTTTACAACCGGCCTGATTTTGACGGGATTTTGACGGCGGACCGGTAACGCTTGCCGAGACTCAAGCGCCATGCGCATGGACAATTCGACGGGCGGGAATGGACTATAACGGCGTAATTCAGCGAATTTCGCGAGCGCGTCCAATCACGCCTTCGCGACGGCTTCCTCTTCCTCGCCGTCCTCCTCGCCATTCAAGTCGATACCCTTTTTCTTGATCTTCTCGACGAGGGTGGTGCGTTTGAGGCCAAGGAGCCTCGCGGCGAAGTTCTTGTTGCCGCCCGTTTTTTCGAGCGCGGCGAGGATGAGGCGGTCTTCCAGGTCGCCGACGATGCCGTTGAAATCCAGGCCGTCCTCGGGGATGAGGATCGAGCCGGGGATCTGGATGCCCATCCGGCGGTGGATTTTCTCGGGAAGGTCCGCGAGCTTGATTCGCCCGTCGTCCGACAGGATGACGAGCCGTTCGATGAGATTCTCGAGCTCGCGCACGTTGCCCGGCCAGTCGTAGGCCATCAGCGCGCCGACCACTTCGTCGGACGGCGGGCGGATGTCGCGGTTGCGCTCCTTGCGGCAGCGTTCGATAAACGCGTTGACCAAAAGCGGGATGTCCGTGCGCCGCTCGCGCAGCGGCGCGACGTGAATTGGCACAACGTTGATGCGATAATACAGATCCTCGCGGAAGCCGCCCCCGGCCACCTCTTTTTCGAGATCCGCGTTGGTCGCCGCGACGATGCGCACGTCGACGTAGCGCGTCTTCGACGAACCGACCGGCTGGAACTCGCGCTCCTGAATGACGCGCAAGAGCTTCACCTGAAGCGCGGGCGCCATGTGGCCGATCTCGTCCAGGAAGATCGTGCCGCCGTTGGCCATCTCGAAGCGGCCCGTGCGGTTCGTGGTCGCGCCGGAGAACGCGCCCTTGACGTGGCCGAACATTTCCGATTCGAGCAGCGGCTCGGGAATCGCGCCGCAGTTGACCGGCACGAGAAACGCGTTGTTGCGATCGCTCGCCGCGTGGATCGCCTTGGCCACAAGCTCCTTGCCCGTTCCCGACTCGCCGGTGATGAGCACCGTCGCGTCTGTCTCGGCGACGCGCTCGATCATCCGTTTGAGCTGCTGCATCGTCTGGTGGTCGCCGATGATGTTGCTCGCGTCCCACGTCTTTTTGAGCTGCTTTTTCAGCGACTGGTTTTCCATCTTGAGCCGCTTGTGCTCGAGCGCCCGCTCCGCGACGATCCGCAATTCGTCGAAGCTCACCGGCTTTTGCACGTAGTCGATCGCGCCGAGCTTCATAGCCTCGACGGCCGTGTTCACGCTCGCATGTCCAGTCACCACGATCGCCACCGTCCGCGGCGAGAGGTTCTTCATCTCCTTGAGCAAGGAAATGCCGTCCATCTCCGGCATGGAGAGATCGGTGATCATCAGGTCGAAGTTTTCGCCGCGCGCCCGGGAGATGGCCTCCGTGCCGCTTTGCGCGCCCTGCACCTCATAGCCGTCGAGTTTGAAAAAACGCACGAGCGGTTCGAGCATTTCGGGTTCGTCGTCGACGATGAGGATGCTGGCGGTCATTTCGAATTGGGAATTGGGAATGGGGAATGGGGAATGAATCGCAAATCGCGATTCAACGCGGAGGGCACGGAGAACCGCTCGTCGCGACGAACCGCGACCGTCAGGGAGCGGGTATGCCGAACTGGGGTTCGGCGTTCCCAGGTGGGAACCGCGACCGTCAGGGAGCGGGTATGCCGAACTGGGGTTCGGCGTTCCCAGGCTGGAACCGCGACCATCAGGGAGCGTGCATGCCGAACTGGGGTTCGGCGTTCCCAGGCTGGAACCGCGACCGTCAGGGAGCGGGTTTCAAACATCACGCCTCTTTCCCCCGGCGCGCACGCAGTTCGGCGCGCTGTACGGCGATGACGTGCGCGATGATCGCCTCGCGGTCGTCCTCGGCGATATCCAGGAAATGCACCGCGACGCGGTACGGGTGCGTCGGATCGGCGGGCGCCGCGAGCGTCGAGCGCACGACGCGCGCGATCAGGTGGATCGGCCGCGAAACGTTGTATCGCCCGAGCAGAACGG encodes:
- a CDS encoding sigma-54 dependent transcriptional regulator, which encodes MTASILIVDDEPEMLEPLVRFFKLDGYEVQGAQSGTEAISRARGENFDLMITDLSMPEMDGISLLKEMKNLSPRTVAIVVTGHASVNTAVEAMKLGAIDYVQKPVSFDELRIVAERALEHKRLKMENQSLKKQLKKTWDASNIIGDHQTMQQLKRMIERVAETDATVLITGESGTGKELVAKAIHAASDRNNAFLVPVNCGAIPEPLLESEMFGHVKGAFSGATTNRTGRFEMANGGTIFLDEIGHMAPALQVKLLRVIQEREFQPVGSSKTRYVDVRIVAATNADLEKEVAGGGFREDLYYRINVVPIHVAPLRERRTDIPLLVNAFIERCRKERNRDIRPPSDEVVGALMAYDWPGNVRELENLIERLVILSDDGRIKLADLPEKIHRRMGIQIPGSILIPEDGLDFNGIVGDLEDRLILAALEKTGGNKNFAARLLGLKRTTLVEKIKKKGIDLNGEEDGEEEEAVAKA